The Campylobacter sp. CN_NE2 region TACGAAGATAGAGTGTTTGAATTTGTCGATACAGCAGGAATTCGCAAACGCGGTAAAATCGAAGGAATCGAAAAATTCGCGCTTAATCGCACCGAGAAAATTTTAGAAAATTCAGACATTGCGCTTTTGGTTTTAGATAGCTCTGATCCGTTTAGCGAACTTGATGAACGCATAGCGGGTCTTGCTTCTAAATTCGAGCTTGGCGTGATTATCGTGCTAAATAAATGGGACAAAAGCGAAGAGGATTTTGATAAACTAGCTTTTCAAATCAGAGATAGATTTAAATTTCTTGCTTATGCGCCGATTATCAGCGTTTCGGCTACCGGCGGAAAGCGAATTCACAAAATTTATCCGCTTATACTCGAAGTTTATCGCAATTTCACGCAAAAAATTCAAACTTCAAAGCTAAACGAAGCTATCGCCGAAGCGACAAAAGCCCACCCGTTGCCACACGAAAAGGGCAAGGTCGTAAAAATTTACTACGCCGTGCAGTTTGGCTTTGCGCCGCCAAAAATCGCGTTAATTATGAACCGCCCAAAAGCGCTTCATTTTAGCTATAAAAGATATTTGGCAAATCAGCTAAGAGAGCGATTTGACCTGCTTGGCACACCGCTTGTGCTACTACCTAGACCTAGGGGAGAAAATTCGGAAAATGAAGAAAAATAATTTTATACTAATCGGCTTTATGGGCGTTGGCAAAGGCACGGTTGCAAGGGCGTTAGCCAAAAAAACAGGACTTTTTTGCATAGATTGTGATGATTTAATCGAAAGTTATGCGAACAAAAAAATAAAGCAAATTTTTGAAGATGACGGCGAAAGCGAATTTCGCAAAATAGAGAAAAAACTAGCCAAATTTTTAGAAAAAAATGTCCAAAACGCCATAATCTCAACAGGTGGTGGTTTTTTTGCCGTTAAAAATTTAAATAAAATCGGCACAGTAATCTACCTAAAATCAAGCTTTGAAGCGATTTATGAAAGAATTTCAAAAAGCGAAAATA contains the following coding sequences:
- a CDS encoding shikimate kinase; this translates as MKKNNFILIGFMGVGKGTVARALAKKTGLFCIDCDDLIESYANKKIKQIFEDDGESEFRKIEKKLAKFLEKNVQNAIISTGGGFFAVKNLNKIGTVIYLKSSFEAIYERISKSENSEKKIAKRPLLKDLDKAKSLHAERDEKYAKKADFIVEVENLSAEQIVKKIQKIIKKESKK